GGGGCCATTGAGGATGTCGGCCCCCTGGGGGTCCCGACGTCATCGCAACCCAATACTCGTCGGGCGTTTGGCCTTACTCGCAAAGCCTTATAACCCTTAACCCAACCCCCTAATGGTGCGAAAGATGACTGGAACGGTAAGCAAGATAATCCACTTTCACGATGAAGAGGAGTTCCTCGACGACATGAGTGCGGCTATGGAGCGCTTCTCCTACCTGGCGAGCAAGTACGGCCACAACCCCATCGAGGGTGTTCTTCTGTGGGACTACGTTGGGGTTCGTGACGAGGAAGGCATAAAGATATTCCGTGTTGGTGAGTTCCCCTACTTCGAGGGCACCCTGAAGGTCGACCTCGAAACTCTCCGCGTTATGGAGCGCTACTTCGACGAGATGGAGAGCAAGTGGGACGAGCTCCGCGTTGAGGACATAGCCTACTTCGTCGAGATGCTCAACGAGGCTTTGGGAGAGGAGCGCGTTTACTACGAGGCCTACGACCTCGGTCTGGACAGGAACACGGCCTACATAATCCTCAACATCGCCAACCTCCACTACCTTGAGAGCGTCCTTGACGGGAGGGACAGGGAGATATTCGAGGAGGCCGTCGAGCTGCTGATGAGATATGTGTAATTGGACAAGTGCTTAAACCTGCAATTCGGTAATTATGTGATTACTTAATTGGGGGTGAGAACGTGCTCTTCAAGAAGAGGGGCGTCTTTACGGAGGAGGACGCGAGGAAAGTGGTGGAGTGGATGAGCACTCACCCGGAGGAACGGGAGCTTATAGTGATGGCTGAGAGCGTCACTGCCGAGGCCAAAAGGCGCCTCTGGGACTATGCAAGGGCGGTTCAACTCATGGCGGACATGACCGGCGAGGACAGGAGCGTTAAGGTCGAGGTACTCGAGGGTTTTGTGAGCGATAGGGTAAAGGGGCTTAACGTGGAGGAACTGTGAGGTGGTAGAGTGAGGCTCATAATGGCCGAGGTCTTCAACAGCTGGCAGGGCGAAGGGGGAAGCGTTGAAGGGAGTGCCTTTGGGAGAAGGCAGATTTTTGTCAGATTCGCCGGCTGCGACCTTCATTGCCAGTGGTGCGACTCCAAGGAGTACATCGATGCATCCCGCGTCTCCCGCTGGCGCTACGAGGTCGAGCCTTTCACAGGGAAGTTCGAGTACAGGCCAAACCCTGCGAGCGTTGATGAAGTCGTTGACGCCGTTCTGAGGCTTGATACGGGGGACATACACTCGATAAGCTACACCGGCGGCGAGCCGACCCTCCAAGTGAAGCCGCTGAAGGCCCTCATGGAACGCATGAAGGAGCTGGGCTTTGACAACTTTCTTGAAACCCACGGCGGCCTTCCGGAGCTGATTAAAGAGGTCGCTCACCTCGTCAACTACGCGAGTGTGGACATAAAGGACGAGAGTGCCGGAGCAACAGATGACTGGAAAGACCTCGTTCTTAGGGAGGTCGAGAGCATAAGAATCCTGAAGGAAGCCGGCGCGAAGACCTACGCCAAGCTCGTCGTTACTTCCGAAACGAAGCTCGAAAACGTCCGCTGGTACGCGGAACTGTTAAATGGATTGGCCCCGCTCGTCATCCAGCCGAGGGAGCCAATCGATGTCCCCCAAGAGAGGCTTATGGAGTTCTACGGCGAGGCGGCCAGGATAATGGGCAGGAAGAACGTCGGCCTGAGCTTCCAGGTGCATAAGTACCTCAACGTTCTTTGAGAGGGTTTTTAAGCCCCTTTTCCAACTCCTCCTGGCGATGATGACATTGGCCTTTGGGGTGAGTGATGCCCGGGATCGACGGCCTGAGCCTCCGTCAAATTTTTAAATCCTCCTCTTTTAGTAACCTTCGGAAAGATTAAGCGCTGGGGGTGAGTCCATGCCGGTCATCGAGGAGGTTGCGAAGAGGACCTTTGAGAGGATTGGAAGCCACTCCCACATAAAGGGCCTTGGACTCGACGAGAACGGGAAGGCCCTTTTCATGGCCGACGGCATGGTCGGACAGGTCAAGGCGAGGGAAGCGGCTGGAATAGCGGTCGAGCTCATCAAGCGCGGCAAGCTCGCCGGAAAGGGAATCCTCCTCGTCGGCCCGACCGGCAGTGGTAAAACTGCCATCGCTATGGGCATAGCGAGGGAGCTTGGTGAGGACGTCCCCTTCGTCCAGATAGCGGGCAGTGAGATTTATTCAGCTGAGATAAACAAGACCGAATTCCTCAAGGAGGCCCTCAGGAGGGCCATAGGTGTCAGGATAAGCGAGGAGAGGAAAGTCTACGAGGGCGAGGTCAAGGAGGTCAAGATCAACAAGACGAAGCACCCGTTCAACCCCTATGTCGAGGTTCCAGAGAGCGTTCTCATAACCCTCCGCACGAAAGACGACGAGAAGACCGTCAGGGCCGGCAGGGAGATAGCCTACCAGCTCATGGAGCTTGGTGTAGAGGAGGGCGACGTCATACAGATCGACGCCGAAACCGGCAGGATCTCCAAGGTCGGCACCACGAAGGAAGAAGAGGGGCTTTTCTTCAAGAGGAAGGTCAACCTTCCGAGCGGGCCGGTGCTCAAGATAAAGGAGTTCACCTACACAGTTACCCTTCACGACTTGGACGTTGCCAACGCCCGCGGAAACATCTTCGGCCTGCTCTTCAGCACCGGCGCGGAGATAAGCGACGAGATAAGGCAGCGCGTTGATGAGATGGTCAAGCAGTGGATCGAGGAAGGCAAGGCCACGCTCGTCCCGGGAGTTCTCTTCATCGATGAGGTCCACATGCTCGACATTGAGGCGTTCTCATTCCTCGCGAGGGCTATGGAGAGCGAGCTGGCACCGATACTTATCCTGGCAACCAACCGTGGAAGGACAAAGATAAGGGGAACCGACATTGAAGCCCCGCACGGAATGCCTATCGACATGCTTGACAGGCTGCTGATCATCAACACTGAGCCTTACAAGAAAGAGGAGATACGCGAGATCGTCAAAATCCGCGCAAAGGAGGAGAAGATAGAGGTCAGCGATGAGGCGATAGAGTATCTGGCTGAACTCGGCGAGAAGACCAGCCTGCGCTATGCAGTCCAGCTCCTGGCACCGGCGAGCGTCTTGGCCAGGGGCGGAAGAGTTGAGAGGGAGCACGTTGAGAAGGCCAAAGAGTACTTCGCCGACCTCAGGAGGAGCACTGAGTTTGTGGAGAAGCTCGAGGGAATGCTGCAGTAAACGGTTCTCCCCCTTTTCTTCATTGTCAGCCCTACGAATTCAGCCCACAACCTTTTTAAGTTTTGGTGTTTTAACCTCTGTCGGTGGGAATATGGGGAAGACTCCACCTTGGAAAGCCCTCTTCACGTTTCCGGCCGCACTGGCGATTCTGGGACTCCTGTGGGGGACAGGCCCCTCAGTCACTTACGTTCAGGTCAACGGTACCTTCTCAGGGGGGATGGTGGTGCCCTCCACAATAGCGGACGAGGTTGAGGACTATTTCTCGAATGTTAACGCTACCCTCTATAGCTTTGAAGCAAAGGTCGTCGGGGAGATGAACGCCAGCATAACCACCTATGCCCTAAAGGTTACCCCTCCCTTTGACCCGGACGGTTTTGAGATAATCATAAACGCGCACCCTGTTAACGGAACCACCTACGTCCCCTATGCCGAGGGCATACCCGTCAGCGTTAGGTACATGGGGCACAGCTATCGGTCGGTTCTCACCGTCCGCCCGACGAGGAGCGTTGGATCCTTCGGAGAATGGAGTGAGGAATACCTCGGCGGTGCAAATGGCAGCAGGCTCCTCAAAGTCGACAGTCTGACGCTGGTGGTCGACGTTGTGGAACCCGGCCACTATGACTTCGTGATCGTTAAGGAACCGGAGAACCTCGAGATCAGCAGGGACGGTCTAATACTCGAGGGGAATACGTCATGAGGCGGCTCTACTGGGCAGTTCCGTTCCGCCTCTTCCTGGCGGCTTACCTCTTCTGGAGCCTCACACTTCCGGCCTTGGTTGTAACGCTCCTTAACTGGGGGACGTTCCTTCTGGAATACAGATGCGGTGGGGAGTCAAAAGAGGCTGAAGAGCTGGTAGTTGTTGGTCTGGTGACGTCCTCTGCACTGATAGTCTTAGAAGAGGAGCTGTTTAGGGTGCTCGCCGTTGTTGAGGCGTTCTCGCTCTTCCTCCTTGAGTTCACCGCAGCGTTCTTTAAGTTGAAAGTGAGGGGTTCATAAGCCCCCCATTATCTCCATCAGCTTCCTGCTCAGCTTGAGGTGGAACTCGAACTCGTGGTAGGTTCTGCTCTCGGCAGGAAAGACCACCTTGAGCTCGTTCAGCCCCTGCTTCCCCCTGAACTCCCCGAATATTAGAATCCCGTTGACCTCGATGACGCCGAAGACCGCCGCGAGGTTGAAGAGGAGCGTCCTCAGCTGGTAGGCAGAGACATCGTGCCGTCCGAGCTTCTCCCTCGGGTATTTGAACAGGAAGTACTCCAGCCCCTCCATCTCGGCGACATCTGTAACAGCTATGTCAGCGGTCAGGAAAACCAGGAGCGTCGGCGTCATCCTGTCGTAGCGCTTCAGACTTTTCACGATTATCTCGTCGTTGTTGTGGGCAGGCTCATTGACGCTCTCGGCTATGATTATCCTGCTCTTCAGGGCCTCAAACTCCTTAAGGGCTATGTATGCCGCCTTCCGGCTCTTCTTCGTCCTCCTGTTGCTGAACTCCCTCAGGAGGGCGGCGTTTCTTACCTCGCGCCTCATATCATCCAGCTGTTTGTTCCTGTACTTGTAGTTCATCGCGTCCTCTATCTCCTTCTTCACGCCCTCGGCGACGACTATCTGGTAGCCGTTGAGGGGCCGGAACGAGGAAATGAAGCGGTGGTAGAAGAGGTTCGTATCTGGGGCGAAGACAACGCCCTTCTTCAGCCTCTCATAAAGCTCAAGGTTCTGAGCGAACTCATCAACGTTCTCGTAGCGGATTATGCCGGAGGATATGAAGCACTCGTAGAAGTCCGTGTACGTTGGAAGCTCGTTTGAAAGGCGCTCCGGAACCCTTTCGTTGAATTCGTGTCGGTTCACTGTCACGCTGACCCTGTAGCCGGTCTCTATTGGCTTTGCCCTCAGTAGCTGGAGGCCGTAGAGAGGATAGCTCACCCTTATCTCGGGCAGAAGGTTGAGCAGTATCTGGAGTTCAGGCTTCTCTATGACCTCACTGGTTCCCCACATCCCCATCACCGAGGAAGTTCTTAATCGGCTGCATGTGGGTCGGTATCATCATGTAGGGCCTGTCCGGGAAGTCCGGATCGAGGAGCCCCATGTAGACTATGAACTCCACGGGGAACTTCCTTACCTGGACTATCGCTGCCGCTACAAGCGCCTTTCTCCCAGAGGTTATGTCCAGCCCTATCCTGTAGCCTTCCCGCTCCAGCCTTGAGAATAGCTCTCGAAACTTCTTATCCGCCACGAAGAAGCCGTAGTTGGGCACTACTTCCGTCTCTATGATCGGATCTAAGTTGTATGCCTTTGAAATTGTCTCGAGGGCCTTCACCACCTTGGGTAGGTTGTCTTTGTACCTCTCCTCCGTGAAGACGTATATCCTGTCCGCCTTCTTGCCCATCGTTAAAAGCTTGTAATAAGTGTTCACGACCGCCCACGGAAAGCGGCCCAGCAGGGTTATGTAAGCAACCTTCGTCATGTTAAACTCCCCCAGAGGTAAGTAATAATCCAGTAGGTGGCTGCGAGGATAGCTGGCCTCCAGCCGGCCTTTCCCAGAACCGCCTTGTATGCGAGTGTGTAGGGTATGAGGGCCATGACTAAGTATTCCAACCCCCGGGTCTCTCCTATCCCGATCCCCGTCACGGCGAAGAGGGAGATTAAAGCTCCCGCCACCCCAGCAGGAACCGTTAAAACTGTCAGCATTAGCAAATCAGCAGCTTTCGCGGAACTCCCCTCAGGGATTAGAACCAGCCAGAAGAGGAAGCTCAGGACAAGGAAATGGAGCAGCAGCTGCCAGAACCCCACCTCAAGGCCGGGCTCCCCTCTCGAGGGGAGGTAGTAGAAGTAGGCCGCCCCAAAGGCATAGGCAAGGGTCATTATGAGGGAAACCCCCCACTTCATCTGGGCGGGGGTGATGTTCTCTTTCACGTTCCGCACCGTTAGTTTATTAGCACCATCCCGTACAAAACGCTTTCGGAGAAGTCGATTTTCACCAACTTGCCTATCTCTATTCCGATCGCGTTGATGCTCGGTCTCACCGTGGTCGGGAACCTGCATGCTTGACCGTGCTCAAAGGGGCAGTCGTCGCAGAGGTTGCAGCTGCCGGGGAAGAGCGCCATCGCGTACATGTGGCCCT
The sequence above is drawn from the Thermococcus pacificus genome and encodes:
- a CDS encoding 7-carboxy-7-deazaguanine synthase QueE encodes the protein MRLIMAEVFNSWQGEGGSVEGSAFGRRQIFVRFAGCDLHCQWCDSKEYIDASRVSRWRYEVEPFTGKFEYRPNPASVDEVVDAVLRLDTGDIHSISYTGGEPTLQVKPLKALMERMKELGFDNFLETHGGLPELIKEVAHLVNYASVDIKDESAGATDDWKDLVLREVESIRILKEAGAKTYAKLVVTSETKLENVRWYAELLNGLAPLVIQPREPIDVPQERLMEFYGEAARIMGRKNVGLSFQVHKYLNVL
- a CDS encoding RuvB-like helicase; translation: MPVIEEVAKRTFERIGSHSHIKGLGLDENGKALFMADGMVGQVKAREAAGIAVELIKRGKLAGKGILLVGPTGSGKTAIAMGIARELGEDVPFVQIAGSEIYSAEINKTEFLKEALRRAIGVRISEERKVYEGEVKEVKINKTKHPFNPYVEVPESVLITLRTKDDEKTVRAGREIAYQLMELGVEEGDVIQIDAETGRISKVGTTKEEEGLFFKRKVNLPSGPVLKIKEFTYTVTLHDLDVANARGNIFGLLFSTGAEISDEIRQRVDEMVKQWIEEGKATLVPGVLFIDEVHMLDIEAFSFLARAMESELAPILILATNRGRTKIRGTDIEAPHGMPIDMLDRLLIINTEPYKKEEIREIVKIRAKEEKIEVSDEAIEYLAELGEKTSLRYAVQLLAPASVLARGGRVEREHVEKAKEYFADLRRSTEFVEKLEGMLQ
- a CDS encoding PIN domain-containing protein, whose product is MWGTSEVIEKPELQILLNLLPEIRVSYPLYGLQLLRAKPIETGYRVSVTVNRHEFNERVPERLSNELPTYTDFYECFISSGIIRYENVDEFAQNLELYERLKKGVVFAPDTNLFYHRFISSFRPLNGYQIVVAEGVKKEIEDAMNYKYRNKQLDDMRREVRNAALLREFSNRRTKKSRKAAYIALKEFEALKSRIIIAESVNEPAHNNDEIIVKSLKRYDRMTPTLLVFLTADIAVTDVAEMEGLEYFLFKYPREKLGRHDVSAYQLRTLLFNLAAVFGVIEVNGILIFGEFRGKQGLNELKVVFPAESRTYHEFEFHLKLSRKLMEIMGGL